A single region of the Glycine max cultivar Williams 82 chromosome 20, Glycine_max_v4.0, whole genome shotgun sequence genome encodes:
- the LOC102663844 gene encoding putative disease resistance RPP13-like protein 1 isoform X1 yields MALAMVGEALISASVEILLNRIASTEFRDFFFITELNVSELDEVKIKLLALNVVLNDAEEKHITVKAWVDELKDVVYDAEDLLDAINTESLGSKVKGESTKFTSQVRSLLSSRFTKFHRSMNSKLEAISRRLEHFVKQKDILGLQSVSRRVSCRTATDSLIESVVVAREDEKEKLLNMLLSDGDNKNNNNIEVITILGMGGLGKTTLAQCLL; encoded by the coding sequence ATGGCCTTAGCTATGGTGGGAGAGGCACTTATCTCTGCTTCTGTGGAGATCTTATTAAACAGGATAGCTTCAACAGAATTTCGAGATTTCTTCTTCATCACAGAGCTGAATGTTTCTGAGTTGGATGAGGTAAAGATAAAGCTGTTAGCACTTAATGTTGTACTCAATGATGCTGAGGAGAAGCATATAACTGTGAAAGCATGGGTTGATGAATTGAAAGATGTTGTCTATGACGCAGAAGATTTGTTGGATGCAATCAACACAGAATCCTTAGGAAGCAAGGTCAAGGGAGAATCTACAAAGTTTACTAGTCAGGTCAGATCATTACTTTCTTCTCGCTTTACAAAATTCCATAGGAGCATGAATTCCAAGCTTGAAGCAATATCTAGAAGGCTAGAACATTTTGTGAAACAAAAAGATATTCTTGGTTTGCAAAGTGTTTCTAGGAGAGTCTCTTGTAGAACAGCTACAGATTCATTGATTGAATCTGTTGTTGTGGCAAGAGAGGATGAGAAAGAGAAGCTACTAAACATGCTTCTATCTGATGGTGACAacaagaataataataacatagaaGTGATCACAATATTGGGCATGGGAGGTCTGGGAAAAACAACCCTTGCTCAATGCCTTTTATAA
- the LOC102663844 gene encoding putative disease resistance RPP13-like protein 1 isoform X2 — MALAMVGEALISASVEILLNRIASTEFRDFFFITELNVSELDEVKIKLLALNVVLNDAEEKHITVKAWVDELKDVVYDAEDLLDAINTESLGSKVKGESTKFTSQENYK, encoded by the coding sequence ATGGCCTTAGCTATGGTGGGAGAGGCACTTATCTCTGCTTCTGTGGAGATCTTATTAAACAGGATAGCTTCAACAGAATTTCGAGATTTCTTCTTCATCACAGAGCTGAATGTTTCTGAGTTGGATGAGGTAAAGATAAAGCTGTTAGCACTTAATGTTGTACTCAATGATGCTGAGGAGAAGCATATAACTGTGAAAGCATGGGTTGATGAATTGAAAGATGTTGTCTATGACGCAGAAGATTTGTTGGATGCAATCAACACAGAATCCTTAGGAAGCAAGGTCAAGGGAGAATCTACAAAGTTTACTAGTCAG